One Nonomuraea angiospora DNA segment encodes these proteins:
- a CDS encoding response regulator transcription factor encodes MRVLVVEDFEVLARSIGTGLRREGMAVDVVLDGTEALDRLAATRYDVVVLDRDLPGVHGDEICRRLAHGRCETRVLMLTASGTIEDRVDGLSLGADDYLPKPFAFAELVARVRALARRATPPLPPTLACGDITLDPARRSAFRAGRRLELSPREFALLECLLAVPGVVISAEELLERVWDEAADPFSSAVKHTMHRLRAKLGDPPVIETVREGGYRIGPS; translated from the coding sequence GTGAGGGTCCTCGTCGTCGAAGACTTCGAGGTCCTCGCCCGCTCCATCGGAACGGGGCTGCGCCGCGAGGGCATGGCCGTCGACGTCGTCCTGGACGGGACCGAGGCCCTCGACCGCCTGGCCGCCACCCGCTACGACGTGGTGGTCCTCGACCGGGACCTGCCCGGCGTCCACGGGGACGAGATCTGCCGGCGGCTGGCCCACGGCCGCTGTGAGACCCGCGTACTGATGCTCACCGCCTCCGGCACGATCGAGGACCGCGTCGACGGGCTCAGCCTCGGGGCCGACGACTACCTGCCCAAGCCGTTCGCGTTCGCCGAGCTGGTCGCCCGCGTCCGTGCCCTGGCCCGCCGCGCCACCCCGCCGCTGCCGCCCACCCTGGCCTGCGGCGACATCACCCTCGATCCGGCCCGCCGCAGCGCGTTCCGGGCCGGCCGGCGGCTCGAGCTGAGCCCCAGGGAGTTCGCCCTGCTCGAATGCCTGCTCGCCGTGCCCGGCGTGGTCATCTCCGCCGAGGAACTGCTCGAACGCGTCTGGGACGAGGCCGCCGACCCCTTCAGCAGCGCCGTCAAGCACACCATGCACCGGCTACGGGCCAAGCTCGGCGACCCGCCCGTGATCGAGACCGTCCGCGAAGGCGGCTACCGCATCGGACCGTCATGA
- the pip gene encoding prolyl aminopeptidase gives MKEFYPPIEPYDSGLLDVGDGNEIYWETCGNPAGKPVVFLHGGPGGGLLPAFRRFFDPAAYRIVLFDQRNCGASRPSAADPAVSLRHNTTSHLVADMERLREHLSVDRWLVFGGSWGSTLALSYAQAHPGRVTELVLRGIYLVRRSDEDWTFTSSGAARLFPAEWAAFRDAIPADERHDLIAAYGRRIGDPDPAVHLPAARAWMDWEFSANTLLPVDPPELDDGAVLLFARITHHYISNGGFLPKEGLLAGIDRIRHIPTVIVNGRYDMKTPPDQAWDLHQAWPEAEFHLVEDAGHGGSEPGTRHRLIDATDRFRRR, from the coding sequence CTGAAGGAGTTCTATCCGCCGATCGAACCGTACGACTCCGGGCTGCTCGACGTCGGAGACGGCAACGAGATCTACTGGGAGACCTGCGGCAACCCGGCCGGCAAGCCCGTGGTCTTCCTGCACGGCGGGCCCGGCGGCGGCCTCCTGCCCGCCTTCCGCCGGTTCTTCGACCCGGCGGCGTACCGGATCGTGCTGTTCGACCAGCGCAACTGCGGCGCCAGCCGGCCGAGCGCCGCGGACCCGGCGGTGTCACTGCGGCACAACACCACCTCGCACCTGGTCGCCGACATGGAGCGGCTCCGCGAGCACCTGTCCGTCGACCGCTGGCTGGTCTTCGGCGGAAGCTGGGGCAGCACCCTCGCCCTCTCGTACGCCCAGGCCCACCCCGGCCGGGTCACCGAGCTCGTGCTCCGCGGCATCTACCTCGTCCGGCGCTCCGACGAGGACTGGACGTTCACCTCCAGCGGCGCGGCCCGCCTCTTTCCCGCCGAGTGGGCCGCGTTCCGCGACGCCATCCCCGCCGACGAGCGTCACGACCTGATCGCCGCGTACGGCCGCCGCATCGGCGACCCCGACCCCGCCGTCCATCTCCCGGCCGCCCGCGCCTGGATGGACTGGGAGTTCTCGGCCAACACCCTGCTGCCTGTCGACCCGCCGGAGCTGGACGACGGCGCTGTCCTCCTTTTCGCCCGCATCACCCACCACTACATCAGCAACGGCGGCTTCCTCCCCAAAGAGGGCCTCCTGGCGGGCATCGACCGCATCCGGCACATCCCCACCGTGATCGTCAACGGCCGCTACGACATGAAGACGCCGCCCGACCAGGCATGGGATCTGCACCAGGCCTGGCCCGAGGCCGAGTTCCACCTCGTCGAGGACGCGGGCCACGGCGGCTCGGAACCCGGCACCCGGCACCGCCTGATCGACGCCACCGACCGCTTCCGCCGACGTTGA
- a CDS encoding serine hydrolase domain-containing protein has product MPEIGGDTAPGFEAVREAFAADLAAAPGTGAAVSVYLHGRKVVDLWGGIADPGTGRPWERDTLQLVYSTTKAVTAACALLLSQRGELDLDAPVAECWPEFAANGKDRIPVRWLLTHQAGLPAIDHPITPDEAIAWEPMVTALAAQRPYWEPGTDHGYHGLTYGWLVGEVVRRVSGRSLGTFLADEIAGPLGLDLWIGLPETERHRVSRIIETPPDFQAMARIDLDALPEPMREIMAAFADPASLTRRSLAVVTPPLDHNRPEEQAAEMPATNGICTARALARFYAALIGEVDGHRILAPSTLTAATAEQVSGIDRILRVPVRIGTGFGLPTPDAFWYSPTAFGFPGRGGSLGFADPATGLAFGYVMNHLLEGVPDLRAANLLAAVQKAMDAGAAHS; this is encoded by the coding sequence ATGCCCGAGATCGGCGGAGACACCGCACCGGGATTCGAAGCAGTACGCGAGGCGTTCGCGGCCGACCTGGCCGCCGCGCCGGGAACAGGCGCCGCGGTCAGCGTCTACCTGCACGGCCGTAAGGTCGTCGACCTGTGGGGCGGGATCGCCGACCCCGGCACCGGCCGCCCCTGGGAGCGCGACACCCTGCAGCTCGTCTACTCCACCACCAAGGCCGTCACGGCCGCCTGCGCCCTTCTGCTGTCCCAGCGGGGCGAGCTGGACCTGGACGCGCCCGTGGCGGAGTGCTGGCCGGAGTTCGCGGCCAACGGCAAGGACCGCATCCCGGTCCGCTGGCTGCTCACCCACCAGGCCGGGCTGCCCGCGATCGACCACCCGATCACCCCTGATGAGGCGATCGCCTGGGAGCCCATGGTGACCGCGCTGGCGGCCCAGCGCCCGTACTGGGAGCCCGGCACGGATCACGGCTACCACGGGCTCACCTACGGCTGGCTCGTCGGAGAGGTCGTCCGCCGGGTGTCCGGCCGGAGCCTGGGCACCTTCCTCGCGGACGAGATCGCCGGCCCGCTCGGGCTGGACCTGTGGATCGGGCTGCCGGAGACCGAGCGGCACCGGGTCAGCCGCATCATCGAGACCCCGCCCGACTTCCAGGCCATGGCCCGGATCGACCTGGACGCCCTTCCCGAACCCATGCGCGAGATCATGGCCGCCTTCGCCGACCCCGCGTCGCTGACCAGGCGCTCCCTCGCCGTCGTCACGCCTCCGCTGGACCACAACAGACCGGAGGAGCAGGCCGCCGAGATGCCCGCCACCAACGGCATCTGCACGGCCCGCGCGCTGGCCCGCTTCTACGCCGCGCTCATCGGCGAGGTGGACGGGCACCGCATTCTCGCCCCCAGCACCCTGACCGCCGCGACCGCGGAACAGGTCAGTGGCATCGACCGCATCCTGCGCGTGCCCGTCCGCATCGGCACCGGTTTCGGCCTCCCGACACCGGACGCGTTCTGGTACTCCCCGACCGCCTTCGGATTCCCCGGCCGCGGCGGCTCGCTCGGTTTCGCCGATCCGGCGACCGGCCTCGCGTTCGGATACGTCATGAACCACCTCCTGGAAGGCGTGCCGGACCTGAGGGCCGCGAACCTTCTCGCCGCGGTCCAGAAGGCCATGGACGCCGGAGCGGCCCACTCTTGA
- a CDS encoding class I SAM-dependent methyltransferase encodes MQTAGTSLKQRALRRLVRQAHHPRGVVGWAIGQMFAHRPSNRQRNIWAVKLLDVRPTDRVLEIGFGPGVAIAEFARRATRGHVFGVDHSQAMLRQAARRNAAAVRANRVHLTRASVEELPDFGDPLDAILAVNSVGFWPDPVARLRELRHLLRPAGRIALVSQPRCPGATRDTTVRAAQELQDLLTLAGFTHFRVETLELDPPVACVLAENPTGTPS; translated from the coding sequence ATGCAGACAGCAGGTACCTCTCTCAAGCAACGCGCGCTCAGAAGACTGGTGCGCCAGGCCCATCACCCCCGGGGCGTCGTCGGATGGGCGATCGGCCAGATGTTCGCTCATCGCCCCTCCAACCGGCAGCGCAACATCTGGGCGGTGAAGCTGCTGGACGTGCGCCCCACCGACCGGGTGCTGGAGATCGGCTTCGGTCCCGGCGTCGCCATCGCCGAGTTCGCCCGCCGCGCCACCCGGGGCCACGTCTTCGGCGTCGACCACTCGCAGGCCATGCTCCGGCAGGCCGCCCGCCGCAACGCCGCCGCCGTCCGCGCGAACCGCGTCCACCTCACGCGCGCCTCCGTGGAGGAGCTGCCGGACTTCGGCGATCCGCTCGATGCCATCCTCGCCGTCAACTCCGTGGGGTTCTGGCCCGACCCGGTGGCGCGGCTTCGTGAGCTGCGCCACCTGCTCCGCCCCGCGGGACGCATCGCGCTCGTCAGCCAGCCGCGCTGCCCCGGCGCCACCCGGGACACCACCGTCCGGGCCGCCCAAGAGCTCCAGGACCTGCTCACCCTGGCGGGCTTCACCCATTTCCGGGTCGAAACCCTCGAACTCGACCCGCCCGTCGCCTGTGTGCTGGCCGAGAATCCGACCGGCACGCCGTCATGA